The Actinomycetota bacterium genome segment CGGGGCGGGCGTGAGCGCGGGCGTCACCGGCGCCGCAGGCGAGGGAGATGGCGAGGGGGATGCACTCTTGGCGGTGCTGGTCGGACCCGGCTGCGAGGACGGCGGCGGCGAGGGCAGCGGGACGGCCACGACCCCGACCACTTTGCCCTCCTGATCCACCAGGGGCCCGCCGGTCGCGGGCATCCCGACGGCGGCGTTCGTGGACACCAGAGCCGAGTTGGCGGTGGTCACCTGGCCGGAGGCGGCGGTGGCCCCGTAGGGCCCACCCGAGGCGGCGATTGCCCAGACCGTGAGCCCCGCCGTCGGAACGACGTTGGAGAACTGCAGGCTCGGCACCTTGCCCACGCTCACGACGATGAGCGCCAGGTTGCGGGTGGTATCCCAGCTGTAGACGTTGCCGGTGTGGTCGGCCCCCGCGATGTGCACCGTGGCCACGGGCGACGGTGGCGGCCCGGTGGGCGGCGCCCCGCTCGACGTGGGGGTGCCGGTCACGCCCAGGGGAAGGCCCTGGGCGGAGGCGACGGTCCCCGCC includes the following:
- a CDS encoding serine protease → VQGSDMFGNRTSGSGFVLNSTDAQSWVLTSFQLVAGTVASAQGLPLGVTGTPTSSGAPPTGPPPSPVATVHIAGADHTGNVYSWDTTRNLALIVVSVGKVPSLQFSNVVPTAGLTVWAIAASGGPYGATAASGQVTTANSALVSTNAAVGMPATGGPLVDQEGKVVGVVAVPLPSPPPSSQPGPTSTAKSASPSPSPSPAAPVTPALTPAPAIPVRLACIQVVICPRT